A section of the Zavarzinella sp. genome encodes:
- a CDS encoding SMI1/KNR4 family protein — protein sequence MSLTLLKNIIPPPATPSEVGTLSQWRDFENSLGIQLPADYRDFIFTYGSGLFAGFYLVYNPFSTSQYISLLPSITRVCSINRESKKEFPDRFPYSYYPETNGLLPWGNDENGNDYFWLTKGKPDEWQVVQDENRGKGIQTHPFTFTQFLVSILKKETPPLASGYNRRRLRV from the coding sequence ATGTCACTTACACTATTAAAAAACATTATTCCGCCACCAGCAACTCCATCTGAGGTCGGTACGCTCTCTCAATGGCGAGACTTTGAAAATTCACTCGGTATTCAACTACCGGCGGACTATCGCGATTTCATTTTCACTTATGGCAGCGGGCTCTTCGCCGGCTTCTACCTAGTTTACAATCCGTTCTCAACATCGCAGTACATCTCGCTATTGCCTTCGATCACTCGTGTGTGCAGTATCAATCGGGAATCCAAGAAAGAGTTTCCCGATCGGTTTCCTTACTCGTATTATCCGGAAACGAACGGCTTGCTTCCGTGGGGCAATGATGAAAACGGCAATGACTACTTCTGGCTGACAAAAGGTAAACCAGATGAGTGGCAAGTTGTACAGGATGAGAATCGTGGAAAAGGTATCCAGACTCACCCGTTTACTTTTACTCAGTTCCTCGTCAGTATACTCAAAAAGGAAACGCCACCTCTAGCTAGTGGCTACAATAGAAGAAGATTACGTGTTTGA
- a CDS encoding HEAT repeat domain-containing protein yields MPKPLLIDLYQQLPERMPADDIDLWAYEMRQALRTYRSEVQTRYSEGTLQRALQHQNAEMRRAAVLALSLVGTMGSNPYLAALLHDKDEDTAKMASDALWELWFRAGSVAATSELKRLLRLTESQQILAGLNELIDEEPDFAEAINQRAIVYFQRGEYKRSLDDCHRVLDLNQFHFGAIAGSGQCYLRMNKPRQALAAFQSALSVNPTLVELKEAIEHLQRLHPDSDEIN; encoded by the coding sequence GTGCCAAAGCCATTATTGATTGACCTGTACCAGCAACTTCCCGAACGAATGCCCGCCGATGACATTGATCTGTGGGCATACGAGATGCGGCAGGCTCTGCGCACTTACCGCAGTGAAGTGCAGACTCGCTATTCCGAAGGCACTTTGCAACGTGCCTTGCAGCACCAGAATGCCGAAATGCGTCGGGCGGCAGTACTGGCACTCAGCCTGGTCGGCACCATGGGTTCAAATCCTTATCTGGCGGCACTCCTGCACGATAAAGATGAAGATACCGCAAAAATGGCCTCGGACGCACTATGGGAACTCTGGTTCCGCGCGGGTTCTGTGGCTGCCACCTCGGAATTGAAGCGGTTGCTGCGTCTGACAGAATCACAGCAGATTCTGGCAGGATTGAACGAACTGATTGATGAAGAGCCGGATTTTGCCGAGGCAATCAATCAGCGGGCAATCGTTTATTTTCAACGTGGGGAATACAAGAGATCGCTCGATGATTGCCACCGCGTGCTCGATTTGAATCAATTTCACTTTGGTGCTATCGCGGGTTCCGGCCAATGTTATTTGCGAATGAACAAACCACGTCAGGCACTGGCGGCATTCCAGAGTGCGTTGTCCGTAAACCCCACCCTGGTGGAATTGAAAGAAGCAATTGAGCATTTGCAGCGCTTGCACCCCGATTCCGACGAAATAAATTAG
- a CDS encoding S41 family peptidase, translated as MKTVIICLFVAIGITPLQAAPIQFGRTPDISPNGDTIAFSYQGDIWTVPASGGVARAITQHSAHEYYPSFSPDGKMLAFSSNRYGQYDVFVVSAMGGRPTRLTFDSATDIVSGWSNDGKSIYFLSTREVTYPSTPALYEIPVTGGFVRKLPYLEAKEIAVHPTTGNVVITRGSGTWYRQGYRGSSDDDLWLVTKNGDQAKLVTPFEGQDSSPMWHPNRKTLYYVSEVNGLSNIVSQELPEDFSAVNSSKLAPPKSVTQHKDYAVRKAKIAHGGSKIVYECGPNICLLDTKNGKQQVVTIEVFADDKSNPVEKKRFTDNASEFALSADDKTAALVVHGEIFLTPMAGGTTKRLTTTRGIEHGINWAPDSKSLMFASDRNGQEDLLLVTIDEPKATDLYSASKYKLKLLTNSPEAETNAAFSPDGNTIAYISKGMLWTMKADGSNKKQIVSTPQVGDYDWSPDSKWLVYSASDPFFASELYLIPADGSKPPLNITRYATSNMDVTWGGDHIAFLSLRSGNMGVYAIPLTKPLSTGLAPPSFSVPKEFDLDDIHQRTKRLGSNQARNAVISKNGRLVAYRGSTGGDDLWLVSVTGNINVRLTQGNLAPRYMRWTKTGSLAFLDKSGALRVATPTLNSTAPPADPKTISFAAEMNIDRDVEYMQIFEQSWRKLGEGFYDATHHGADWNKVRTTYRTMVPHVTSKEDLYALISLMLGELNASHLGISGSSTSPAETTADLGIEFDPTYRGVGLKVKAILERGPADVRGSKLKPGSFVIAINKVAIKDSVNVSSLLNGKINSMVELLVADDPADLKTSTVVLVRGVSNSTISPLVYDRWVKQNQEAVLKASNGKLGYIHIPSMDDNGLEKFVRSLYSDHFDKDGIIIDVRFNGGGFTHDKVLNYLGAREHTIFRRREGGDGLVLRSDDRKWTKPTTVLINQRSYSDAEIFPSAYRTLGYGKLVGVPTGGYVIGTTSTTLIDGSRLRLPRTGVFTVTGTNMEKVGVQPDFVVENLPEQSQQGNDAQLLKSVEVLSSEVTKFKKNANPVVTTPPMPMAVPMPKAKSGNR; from the coding sequence GTGAAAACCGTTATTATTTGTTTATTTGTTGCAATCGGCATCACCCCACTTCAGGCGGCACCGATTCAGTTTGGCAGAACGCCCGATATTTCTCCCAATGGAGATACCATTGCGTTCAGCTATCAGGGGGATATCTGGACCGTTCCTGCCAGTGGTGGCGTGGCACGGGCGATTACCCAGCATAGTGCCCACGAATATTACCCATCGTTCAGTCCCGATGGGAAAATGCTGGCCTTTTCTTCCAACCGTTACGGCCAGTACGATGTGTTTGTCGTTTCGGCGATGGGGGGACGACCCACACGCTTAACATTTGATTCCGCTACCGACATTGTCAGTGGCTGGTCGAATGATGGCAAATCGATCTATTTTCTCTCCACAAGAGAAGTCACTTACCCTTCCACACCTGCGTTGTATGAAATCCCCGTAACTGGTGGTTTTGTCCGCAAACTTCCCTACCTGGAAGCGAAGGAAATTGCGGTGCACCCCACCACAGGTAATGTGGTGATTACTCGTGGCAGTGGCACATGGTATCGACAGGGCTATCGTGGGTCTTCCGATGATGATCTGTGGCTGGTTACCAAAAATGGCGACCAGGCAAAACTGGTCACTCCGTTCGAAGGCCAGGACAGCAGCCCGATGTGGCACCCGAATCGGAAAACGCTGTACTACGTCTCCGAAGTCAATGGTTTGTCCAATATCGTTTCGCAGGAACTGCCAGAAGACTTTTCAGCAGTCAATTCCTCGAAACTGGCCCCACCAAAAAGTGTCACGCAACATAAAGATTACGCGGTGCGCAAAGCAAAAATTGCCCACGGCGGGTCGAAAATTGTTTATGAATGTGGGCCCAACATCTGCCTGCTGGATACCAAGAACGGCAAGCAGCAAGTAGTTACCATTGAAGTATTTGCGGATGATAAATCCAATCCGGTTGAAAAGAAACGCTTTACCGACAACGCCAGCGAATTTGCCCTGAGTGCGGACGATAAAACAGCCGCACTGGTGGTGCACGGCGAAATCTTTCTGACCCCAATGGCTGGTGGCACCACCAAACGACTGACCACCACGCGGGGGATTGAACATGGTATCAACTGGGCACCAGACAGTAAAAGCCTGATGTTCGCTTCCGACCGCAATGGTCAGGAAGATCTGTTGCTGGTTACTATTGATGAACCCAAAGCCACCGATCTCTATTCCGCAAGCAAATACAAGTTAAAATTGCTCACCAATTCTCCAGAAGCAGAAACCAACGCAGCATTTTCGCCGGATGGAAATACCATCGCCTACATCAGTAAAGGGATGCTCTGGACGATGAAAGCCGATGGCAGCAACAAAAAACAGATTGTCTCCACCCCACAGGTGGGTGACTACGACTGGTCGCCGGACAGCAAATGGCTGGTGTATTCAGCATCCGATCCATTTTTTGCCAGCGAACTGTATCTGATACCCGCCGATGGCAGCAAACCCCCACTGAACATTACCCGCTATGCGACTTCCAATATGGATGTCACGTGGGGTGGGGATCATATTGCTTTTCTCAGCCTCCGATCAGGCAATATGGGTGTGTATGCGATTCCGCTGACGAAGCCGTTATCTACTGGTCTGGCCCCACCCAGTTTTTCGGTCCCCAAAGAGTTCGACCTGGACGATATTCACCAGCGAACCAAACGACTGGGCAGTAACCAGGCACGCAATGCGGTGATTTCCAAAAATGGCCGACTGGTGGCCTACCGAGGCAGTACCGGTGGCGATGACTTGTGGCTGGTTTCTGTGACGGGCAATATTAATGTCCGGTTGACTCAAGGGAACCTGGCCCCACGTTACATGCGCTGGACGAAGACGGGCAGCCTGGCATTCCTGGATAAATCGGGTGCCCTGCGGGTGGCCACACCAACGCTGAACAGCACCGCCCCACCTGCCGATCCCAAGACCATCAGTTTTGCCGCTGAAATGAATATTGATCGCGATGTGGAATACATGCAGATTTTTGAGCAGAGCTGGCGAAAACTGGGCGAAGGCTTCTACGATGCCACCCACCACGGTGCGGATTGGAACAAGGTTCGCACCACCTACCGTACAATGGTGCCCCACGTAACTTCGAAAGAAGACCTGTATGCACTGATCAGCCTGATGCTGGGTGAGTTGAACGCCTCCCACCTGGGGATTTCCGGCAGTTCGACATCGCCTGCAGAAACCACTGCGGACCTGGGCATTGAATTCGACCCCACCTACCGTGGGGTGGGGCTGAAAGTGAAGGCGATTCTGGAACGCGGCCCCGCTGATGTGCGTGGCAGCAAATTGAAACCAGGCAGTTTTGTGATTGCCATCAACAAAGTGGCCATCAAAGATTCTGTCAATGTCAGTAGCCTGCTGAATGGCAAAATCAATTCGATGGTGGAACTGCTGGTCGCGGATGATCCCGCCGATCTGAAAACCAGCACCGTTGTGCTGGTACGTGGGGTTTCCAACAGCACTATTTCCCCGCTGGTGTATGATCGCTGGGTGAAACAGAATCAGGAAGCGGTACTGAAAGCAAGTAACGGGAAACTTGGCTATATTCACATCCCCAGCATGGATGATAATGGCCTGGAAAAGTTTGTCCGCTCACTCTACTCCGACCACTTTGACAAGGACGGTATTATTATCGATGTGCGGTTCAACGGTGGTGGTTTCACGCACGACAAGGTGCTGAACTATCTGGGTGCCAGGGAACATACTATTTTCCGTCGCCGTGAAGGTGGGGATGGTCTGGTGCTCCGCAGTGACGATCGCAAATGGACAAAACCCACCACCGTGCTGATCAATCAGCGATCGTACAGCGATGCCGAAATCTTCCCAAGTGCTTACCGCACATTGGGTTATGGAAAACTGGTTGGTGTACCTACAGGTGGGTATGTGATTGGAACCACCAGCACCACACTGATTGATGGCTCGCGTTTACGTCTACCACGGACAGGAGTATTTACCGTGACAGGAACCAACATGGAAAAAGTGGGCGTGCAGCCAGATTTCGTTGTGGAAAACCTTCCCGAACAATCGCAGCAAGGGAATGATGCTCAATTGCTGAAATCGGTCGAAGTGCTTTCCAGCGAAGTGACAAAGTTCAAAAAGAATGCGAATCCGGTGGTAACCACCCCACCAATGCCAATGGCTGTTCCGATGCCAAAAGCAAAGTCAGGGAATCGATAA
- a CDS encoding protein kinase yields the protein MFFSELSLIAVRFVVGGAFEATGIPVNGGRAFNFIFERFNDQSQRLPKTLTWVTERAWKTLELTLAGDSIWHNITKRADDRTLAEQLRLALLNVPFDPTIEDKQAFFKQCLKEIRHLNKSKALRGAIIGASELKQHEQQMAQFTDPTSVLHAEWVSADQIARKLEEAGQQSLPRFLRFRSGEIPFLTIAVRYYFRRAIEEDRELFQGMTFARLEASQQAQENHFQQLLMVMDQHQQVLEQHLQALTELAEATHKGVLRIEDEMQSQSAENRAFYEEVLQRLDRLEIQGTEVKPNDGMSIRSEDERQKVREFLAEYRAMSESERRERPALLNAVAKLEFAAGDFEQAQEDFSILPELLLEEDDLAQAHFNSYRVALERAASSNSTSDWELALKELLCAVELNPGLMPFDMRKYLPDKILGAGGFGVTFLCRHRELEDHVAVKTLLADQMQQQADQVFAEGRLLRKIDHPAIIRMQDCGYTDPVNQQRPFLVMDYFSGHTLESYVATNGPVDLEAGLELAKILAEGMVAAHSQAVLHRDLKPANVMVRRTQGGWRAKIIDFGLALKRETVESISNASTARRKTLMGSTIAGTIDYAAPEQMGKLPGVLPGPYSDVYGWAKTVCYALFQTPNPGSRHFKEKSAPDSLRELLDSCLDDAPSYRPQSFTAVLAKLLEISHEMAPKLEVETRKSVPPPLPPKLDAPKLPPLPPPPPPVQKTTREVVQFRFFCPPEPVVRKNVLWVETSNQQELETNILKVYLNGKYWGEGSLLTGFDLKADLPPGKHMVEVAWWANKLEVDRKTFKGVFPEDGEYVIRFNFVKDLEFRLSGPKETMKKCSIEVLQRP from the coding sequence ATGTTTTTTTCCGAACTTTCCTTGATTGCTGTCCGTTTTGTGGTGGGTGGGGCCTTTGAAGCGACCGGTATTCCGGTTAACGGTGGTCGAGCGTTTAATTTCATTTTCGAACGCTTTAACGACCAATCACAACGGCTGCCAAAAACCCTCACGTGGGTCACTGAGCGAGCCTGGAAGACGCTGGAATTAACGCTTGCGGGCGATTCGATCTGGCACAACATCACCAAACGGGCCGATGATCGAACCCTTGCGGAACAGCTAAGGCTGGCACTGTTAAATGTGCCTTTTGACCCCACGATCGAAGATAAACAGGCGTTTTTTAAGCAATGCCTGAAAGAAATCCGGCACCTGAACAAATCGAAGGCTCTGCGCGGTGCGATTATTGGCGCGTCGGAGTTAAAGCAGCACGAACAACAAATGGCTCAATTCACCGACCCCACCTCTGTATTGCATGCAGAATGGGTGTCAGCAGACCAGATCGCCAGAAAACTGGAAGAAGCCGGCCAGCAGTCGTTGCCACGTTTCCTCCGTTTTCGCAGTGGGGAAATACCGTTTCTCACCATTGCGGTGCGTTACTACTTTCGGCGGGCCATCGAAGAAGATCGCGAGCTGTTTCAGGGGATGACATTTGCCCGCCTCGAAGCAAGCCAGCAGGCACAGGAAAACCATTTTCAGCAATTACTCATGGTGATGGATCAGCACCAACAGGTGCTGGAGCAGCACTTGCAGGCACTGACCGAACTGGCTGAAGCCACCCACAAAGGGGTGCTGCGGATCGAAGACGAAATGCAGTCCCAATCCGCGGAAAACCGTGCCTTCTACGAAGAAGTCCTTCAACGTCTGGATCGTCTGGAGATCCAGGGAACGGAAGTGAAGCCGAATGATGGGATGTCGATCCGTTCGGAAGATGAACGGCAGAAAGTGCGGGAGTTTTTAGCCGAATATCGGGCCATGTCGGAAAGCGAACGTCGAGAACGGCCTGCCTTGTTGAATGCAGTGGCAAAACTTGAGTTTGCCGCAGGGGATTTCGAACAGGCTCAGGAAGATTTTTCCATTCTTCCCGAACTGCTATTGGAAGAAGACGACCTCGCCCAGGCCCACTTCAATTCTTATCGCGTGGCTCTGGAACGTGCGGCATCATCGAACAGCACCAGCGATTGGGAGCTTGCCTTAAAAGAATTACTCTGTGCGGTGGAACTGAATCCGGGCCTGATGCCGTTTGATATGCGTAAGTATTTACCAGATAAGATCTTAGGCGCAGGCGGCTTTGGCGTAACCTTCTTATGTCGGCACCGCGAACTGGAAGACCATGTGGCGGTGAAAACTCTGCTGGCCGACCAGATGCAGCAACAGGCCGATCAGGTCTTCGCTGAAGGTCGCCTGTTACGCAAAATTGACCACCCAGCAATCATTCGGATGCAGGATTGTGGCTATACCGACCCAGTGAATCAGCAGCGTCCATTTTTAGTCATGGATTATTTTTCAGGCCACACCTTAGAAAGTTACGTGGCTACCAATGGCCCAGTGGATCTGGAAGCGGGGCTTGAGCTGGCGAAAATTCTGGCAGAAGGAATGGTGGCGGCCCACAGTCAGGCGGTGCTGCATCGCGATTTGAAACCCGCCAACGTAATGGTGCGACGCACCCAGGGAGGCTGGCGAGCCAAAATTATCGATTTTGGCCTCGCCTTAAAGCGTGAAACAGTGGAATCGATTTCAAATGCCAGCACCGCACGTCGGAAGACGCTGATGGGAAGTACCATTGCAGGCACAATCGATTACGCCGCACCTGAACAGATGGGGAAACTGCCTGGGGTGCTGCCTGGCCCGTACTCGGATGTCTACGGCTGGGCGAAAACAGTCTGCTACGCACTATTTCAGACACCAAATCCAGGTTCGAGGCACTTCAAAGAAAAATCTGCTCCGGACAGTCTGCGGGAGTTACTGGATAGCTGTCTGGATGATGCACCCAGCTATCGCCCACAATCATTTACGGCGGTGCTCGCCAAGTTGTTAGAGATCTCTCATGAAATGGCACCCAAACTGGAGGTAGAAACCCGGAAATCAGTTCCGCCACCGTTGCCTCCGAAGCTCGACGCACCAAAACTACCCCCACTTCCCCCACCACCTCCGCCAGTTCAAAAAACAACACGGGAAGTGGTGCAGTTTCGCTTTTTTTGCCCACCAGAACCGGTGGTGCGGAAAAATGTACTCTGGGTGGAAACCAGCAACCAACAGGAACTGGAAACCAATATTCTGAAAGTCTACTTAAATGGTAAGTATTGGGGCGAAGGCAGTCTGCTTACCGGATTCGATCTGAAAGCCGACCTCCCACCTGGAAAGCACATGGTGGAGGTTGCCTGGTGGGCCAACAAACTGGAAGTAGACCGAAAAACGTTTAAGGGGGTCTTTCCCGAAGATGGGGAGTATGTAATCCGGTTTAATTTTGTGAAGGATCTGGAATTTCGATTATCCGGCCCCAAAGAAACGATGAAAAAATGTTCGATTGAAGTGCTGCAGCGTCCATAA
- a CDS encoding lysophospholipid acyltransferase family protein, translating to MQDWQYQPARDVALQSGSALNSMRREPGLFTTSLNCMIGMFTRQYLRVFHRCTFHGLENLPKVRPYILIANHSSHLDAFVLTSALKASVRAITYPVVAGDHFFQTSWQSLLATRLLNALPIWRYQNCHRTLLEMRDKLLQENCCLIIFPEGTRSRTGEMAPFKAGLGMLVAGLPVPVVPCYLSGCFQALPPGKKMIRKGTIKLMIGPPLDFQHLQPNRQSWSAISQQCEQAVHCLKESFQKDFSR from the coding sequence ATGCAGGATTGGCAATATCAACCAGCACGCGATGTTGCCCTGCAATCGGGTTCGGCACTCAACAGCATGCGCCGAGAGCCAGGACTGTTTACCACCAGCCTGAACTGCATGATCGGCATGTTTACCCGGCAGTACCTGCGGGTATTTCATCGTTGTACTTTCCATGGTCTCGAAAATCTGCCAAAAGTACGGCCCTACATTCTGATTGCCAACCACAGTAGCCACCTGGATGCATTCGTATTGACTTCCGCACTGAAAGCATCGGTGCGGGCAATTACCTATCCGGTTGTTGCGGGGGATCATTTTTTTCAAACGTCGTGGCAATCATTGCTGGCCACACGGTTGTTGAACGCTCTGCCAATCTGGAGATATCAGAATTGCCACCGCACGCTGCTGGAGATGCGTGATAAACTGTTGCAGGAAAACTGTTGTCTGATTATTTTTCCGGAAGGCACCCGAAGTCGCACTGGGGAAATGGCCCCTTTCAAGGCCGGATTGGGTATGCTGGTGGCAGGTTTGCCCGTGCCAGTGGTGCCGTGTTACCTCAGCGGGTGCTTTCAGGCTCTGCCACCTGGTAAGAAAATGATCCGGAAAGGTACGATCAAACTCATGATAGGCCCACCACTCGATTTTCAGCACCTGCAGCCAAACCGTCAGAGCTGGTCAGCGATTTCACAACAATGCGAACAGGCAGTACATTGTTTAAAGGAAAGTTTTCAAAAGGACTTCTCCCGATGA
- a CDS encoding phosphatidate cytidylyltransferase, protein MIQYFEKHFPVVYDAKTTFLIAFLVLLFIISYLIIQILKRGTSISRTLVQELQQRYRSWLILALIILIPIIVHKSATIAAITLLSLLCYREYARATGLFREHLVSGVVVLGILLLNFAAWDEWYRFFVAIFPLSISCIAIVAIWKDQPKGYIQRIGMATLGFALFGSCLGHLSYLSNDDNYRAILILIFLAVELNDIAAFTVGKLFGRNKLLPHTSPNKTIEGAVGSIFFTTLFVFTVGYYVFENTPLQHPLHRLFMGLIISMLGQCGDFMLSSVKRDIGIKDMSSLIPGHGGLLDRFDSIILVAPAIFYYLNYFMGVGNHTPAGSL, encoded by the coding sequence ATGATCCAGTATTTTGAAAAGCACTTCCCGGTGGTGTATGATGCGAAAACAACCTTTCTAATCGCATTTCTGGTTCTGTTATTTATCATCAGCTATCTGATTATTCAAATATTGAAGCGTGGCACCAGCATCAGTCGGACATTGGTGCAGGAACTGCAGCAACGTTATCGATCCTGGCTGATCCTGGCACTGATTATTCTGATTCCGATTATTGTTCACAAATCTGCCACGATTGCTGCCATTACTCTGCTTAGTTTGCTCTGTTACCGGGAGTATGCCCGCGCAACAGGACTTTTTCGCGAACACCTCGTCAGTGGGGTGGTGGTTTTGGGAATCCTGCTGCTGAACTTTGCTGCATGGGATGAATGGTATCGCTTTTTCGTAGCAATCTTTCCTCTGTCGATCAGTTGCATTGCCATCGTGGCAATCTGGAAGGATCAACCCAAAGGGTATATCCAGCGAATAGGCATGGCAACGCTGGGTTTTGCACTGTTTGGAAGCTGTCTGGGGCACCTGAGCTATCTTTCTAATGATGATAACTACCGAGCCATTCTCATTCTGATTTTTCTTGCAGTGGAACTGAACGATATCGCAGCCTTTACCGTGGGTAAGCTATTCGGCAGGAATAAACTGCTGCCCCACACCAGCCCAAACAAGACAATTGAAGGCGCGGTAGGTTCGATCTTTTTCACCACACTCTTCGTATTCACCGTGGGGTATTATGTGTTTGAAAACACACCCCTGCAACATCCTCTCCACCGCTTGTTCATGGGGCTGATTATCAGCATGCTTGGGCAATGCGGCGATTTCATGCTTTCGTCTGTCAAGCGTGATATCGGCATCAAGGATATGTCGTCTTTGATACCTGGCCATGGAGGCTTGCTGGATCGGTTTGACAGTATTATTCTGGTGGCACCGGCGATTTTCTATTACCTCAATTATTTCATGGGTGTGGGCAATCACACACCAGCAGGTTCACTCTAA
- a CDS encoding CDP-alcohol phosphatidyltransferase family protein, giving the protein MADPSYQPVDRRPIAAREWKFSHRLTDVLVKLGISANAISLAGMGAGILAGGCLYATGHLPGMWWLWLLAALLIAVRLLANMLDGMVAIASNTASKVGELYNELPDRISDSCVLIGLGYAHGGNSTLGYIAALVALFTAYLRTAGKAAGTPHYYCGPMAKQHRMAVVIVAAIYCAFPRALVWHHESYDLPAIALMVIVIGSAITSFRRLWRISHQLREAPQ; this is encoded by the coding sequence ATGGCAGATCCTTCTTACCAACCAGTTGATCGTCGGCCAATTGCTGCCAGAGAGTGGAAGTTCTCCCACCGACTGACAGATGTTCTTGTAAAACTGGGAATTTCCGCCAACGCCATTTCTTTGGCAGGGATGGGCGCTGGCATACTGGCAGGTGGGTGCCTGTATGCCACCGGGCATCTACCGGGAATGTGGTGGCTTTGGCTGTTGGCCGCATTACTGATTGCAGTTCGTTTACTGGCAAATATGCTCGATGGCATGGTGGCAATCGCCAGCAATACCGCTTCCAAAGTGGGTGAATTGTACAACGAATTACCTGACCGCATTTCAGATAGTTGTGTACTCATAGGGTTAGGTTATGCTCATGGTGGCAACAGTACCCTGGGGTATATTGCTGCTCTGGTTGCACTGTTCACAGCATATCTCCGAACGGCAGGCAAGGCTGCAGGTACGCCCCACTACTATTGCGGGCCGATGGCAAAGCAACATCGCATGGCAGTCGTGATTGTAGCCGCTATTTATTGTGCTTTCCCACGCGCGTTGGTCTGGCACCATGAAAGCTATGATCTGCCCGCAATTGCTCTGATGGTGATCGTCATCGGTTCAGCAATCACCAGTTTCAGGCGACTGTGGCGAATTTCACATCAACTTCGGGAAGCCCCACAATGA